One Castanea sativa cultivar Marrone di Chiusa Pesio chromosome 4, ASM4071231v1 DNA window includes the following coding sequences:
- the LOC142631088 gene encoding heavy metal-associated isoprenylated plant protein 7-like, which translates to MGEEEKKPEEKKMEEKKPEEGKKEEKKAEEKPAEEKKAEEAKDGKEAKEETPPPPPPPQEVVLKVYMHCEGCARKVRRCLKGFEGVEDVITDCKTSKVVVKGEKADPLKVLERVQRKSHRQVELISPIPKPKTEEEKKPEEAEKPKPEEKKEEPQVIKVVLKVHMHCEACAQEIKKRIQRMKGVESAEPDLKSSEVTVKGVFDPPKLVEYVYKRTGKHAVIVKQEPEKKDKEESKDGNKEEKKAEEGGGGGGGDKETKAEEEKKEGKGEEAKPEAKEAAAAAAATTEETNKVIEFQANAFHYYPPRYPPTEMYAYGYQYPPQIFSDENPNACSVM; encoded by the exons ATGGGGGAG GAGGAGAAGAAACCAGAGGAGAAGAAGATGGAGGAGAAAAAGCCAGAGGAggggaagaaagaagagaagaaggcAGAGGAAAAACCAGCAGAGGAAAAGAAGGCAGAAGAAGCTAAGGATGGAAaagaagctaaagaagaaactccaccaccaccacctccacctcAAGAAGTTGTGCTCAAAGTTTACATGCATTGTGAAGGTTGTGCCCGCAAGGTTCGACGCTGCCTCAAAGGCTTTGAAG GTGTTGAGGATGTTATAACGGATTGCAAGACTTCAAAGGTTGTGGTGAAAGGTGAAAAGGCTGATCCATTGAAGGTTTTAGAGAGAGTTCAAAGGAAGAGCCATAGGCAAGTTGAGCTCATCTCTCCGATCCCAAAACCAAAGACTGAGGAGGAGAAAAAGCCCGAGGAGGCAGAGAAGCCCAAGCctgaagagaagaaagaagag CCTCAGGTTATCAAAGTGGTGCTAAAGGTTCACATGCATTGTGAGGCTTGTGCACAAGAAATTAAGAAACGTATACAGAGAATGAAAG gAGTTGAGTCGGCAGAGCCAGATCTAAAGAGTTCAGAGGTAACAGTGAAGGGTGTGTTTGACCCACCAAAGTTGGTTGAATACGTGTACAAGAGGACTGGAAAGCATGCGGTAATTGTGAAACAAGAACCGGAAAAGAAGGACAAAGAAGAATCCAAAGATGGTaacaaggaagagaaaaaagctgaggaaggtggtggtggtggtggtggagacaAAGAAACCAAAGCtgaggaagagaaaaaagaaggtaaagGAGAAGAAGCAAAGCCTGAGGCAAaagaagcagcagcagcagcagcagccaCTACAGAAGAGACTAACAAGGTGATAGAGTTTCAAGCAAATGCATTTCATTACTATCCACCAAGGTATCCTCCTACGGAAATGTATGCCTACGGCTACCAGTACCCACCTCAGATCTTCAGTGATGAGAACCCAAATGCCTGTTCTGTCATGTaa